One window of the Bradyrhizobium sp. NP1 genome contains the following:
- a CDS encoding BolA family protein, whose protein sequence is MTAHDTITNKLREAFSPVSLEVKDESHLHEGHAGHRPGGETHFRVYIVSKAFEGKTRIERHRMINATLAGELAGSVHALAIHAQAPGEGGS, encoded by the coding sequence ATGACCGCCCATGACACTATCACGAACAAGTTGCGCGAAGCTTTCTCGCCGGTGAGCCTCGAGGTCAAAGACGAATCACATCTGCACGAGGGTCACGCCGGCCACCGGCCCGGCGGCGAGACGCATTTCAGGGTTTATATCGTATCGAAGGCGTTCGAAGGGAAGACCCGGATCGAGCGCCACCGCATGATTAATGCGACGCTGGCCGGGGAACTTGCCGGCTCGGTGCACGCGCTCGCCATTCACGCCCAGGCGCCCGGCGAAGGCGGAAGTTGA
- a CDS encoding HlyC/CorC family transporter: MDWFTLSIVIGCLLVSAFFSASETALTGASRGSMLRLSKQGNREAGVVSSLFGMRERMIGALLLGNNIANIGASALATGIFTAWFGEVGVLYATAVMTVMVVIFAEVLPKTIAINAPDRVALLVARPMKVTVYVLGPLLTVIEAVVRLLMRMLGIRIGANESVLSPIERLRGAVDLLHSEGKVEKQDRDMFGGLLDLRELQVSDVMVHRTEMVMINADLPPEDLVREVLATEYTRIPLWRDKPENIIGVLHAKDLLRAIRASDGDTSRIDVSTIALPPWFVPEMRPVSEQLKAFRRRKTHFALVVDEYGEVEGLVTLEDILEEIVGDISDEHDVVVAGVRAQPDGSVVVDGSVPIRDLNRAMDWHLPDEEATTVAGLVIHEARSIPERGQSFTFHGFRFRVLRRERNRITALRIVPVPREAEVEEKKPKRAGTSF, from the coding sequence ATGGACTGGTTTACGCTTTCCATCGTGATTGGCTGCCTCTTGGTCTCGGCATTCTTCTCGGCGAGCGAGACCGCGCTGACCGGCGCCTCGCGCGGCAGCATGTTGCGGCTGTCGAAGCAAGGCAACCGCGAGGCCGGCGTGGTTTCCAGCCTGTTCGGCATGCGCGAGCGGATGATCGGCGCGCTCCTGCTCGGCAACAACATCGCCAATATCGGCGCCTCGGCGCTGGCGACCGGCATCTTCACCGCATGGTTCGGCGAGGTCGGCGTGCTCTACGCCACCGCCGTGATGACCGTGATGGTCGTGATCTTCGCCGAGGTGCTGCCGAAGACCATCGCCATCAACGCCCCCGACCGCGTGGCGCTTCTGGTCGCGCGGCCGATGAAGGTCACCGTTTATGTGCTCGGACCGCTGCTGACGGTCATCGAAGCCGTGGTGCGGCTGTTGATGCGGATGCTCGGCATCAGGATCGGCGCCAACGAGTCCGTGCTGTCGCCGATCGAACGCCTGCGCGGCGCGGTCGACCTGCTGCACAGCGAAGGCAAGGTCGAGAAACAGGACCGCGACATGTTCGGCGGGCTGCTGGACCTGCGCGAGCTGCAGGTCTCCGACGTCATGGTCCATCGCACCGAGATGGTGATGATCAATGCCGACCTGCCGCCGGAAGATCTGGTGCGCGAGGTGCTGGCGACCGAATACACCCGCATTCCGCTATGGCGCGACAAGCCGGAAAACATCATCGGCGTGCTGCACGCCAAGGATCTGCTGCGCGCGATCCGCGCCTCCGACGGCGACACCTCGCGCATCGACGTCTCGACCATCGCGCTGCCGCCCTGGTTCGTGCCGGAGATGCGTCCGGTCTCCGAGCAGCTCAAGGCGTTCCGCCGCCGCAAGACCCATTTCGCGCTCGTCGTCGACGAGTATGGCGAAGTCGAAGGTCTGGTGACGCTGGAGGACATCCTGGAGGAGATCGTCGGCGACATCTCCGACGAGCATGACGTCGTGGTGGCCGGCGTGCGCGCACAGCCCGACGGCTCCGTCGTGGTCGACGGCTCGGTGCCGATTCGCGACCTGAACCGTGCGATGGACTGGCACCTGCCGGACGAGGAGGCGACCACTGTCGCCGGTCTCGTCATCCACGAGGCGCGCTCGATCCCCGAACGCGGGCAGAGCTTTACGTTCCACGGCTTCCGCTTCCGCGTCCTGCGCCGCGAGCGCAACCGCATCACGGCGCTGCGCATCGTTCCGGTGCCGCGGGAGGCCGAGGTCGAGGAGAAGAAGCCGAAGCGGGCGGGAACGTCGTTCTAG
- the aroB gene encoding 3-dehydroquinate synthase produces MTAPLKHSEPVVVDVALGERTYDILIGRDILASLGERIARLRPGARTAIVTDRNVARYWLEKTEASLAAAGIASSRIIADEGEGSKSYATLEWVCEALIAAKIERNDLVIALGGGVVGDLAGFAAAIVRRGVDFVQVPTSLLAQVDSSVGGKTGINSPKGKNLIGAFHQPVLVVADTAVLDTLPPRQFRSGYAEVAKYGVLGDEAFFGWLEQNHADIARGGSAREHAIATSCRAKAAIVARDERETGERALLNLGHTFGHALEAATGFSDRLFHGEGVAIGMVLAAEFSAELGMISRQDAARIARHLAEAGLPTHLQDIAGFAQEGLADADALMALMAQDKKVKRGRLTFILLEAIGRAVIAPNVEPPLVRDFLKAKLASKG; encoded by the coding sequence ATGACCGCGCCGCTGAAACATTCCGAACCCGTCGTGGTCGACGTTGCGCTCGGCGAGCGGACCTACGACATCCTGATCGGCCGCGACATCCTTGCTTCGCTCGGCGAGCGCATCGCCAGGCTTCGGCCGGGTGCGCGCACCGCCATCGTCACCGACCGCAACGTCGCAAGGTATTGGCTGGAAAAAACCGAAGCGTCGCTTGCCGCGGCCGGCATCGCATCGTCGCGGATCATCGCCGACGAAGGCGAAGGCTCCAAGAGCTACGCCACGCTCGAATGGGTCTGCGAAGCGCTGATCGCGGCCAAAATCGAGCGCAACGATCTCGTCATCGCGCTCGGCGGCGGCGTGGTCGGCGATCTCGCGGGCTTTGCGGCCGCGATCGTTCGCCGCGGCGTCGATTTCGTGCAGGTGCCGACCTCGCTGCTGGCGCAGGTCGATTCCTCGGTCGGCGGCAAGACCGGCATCAACTCGCCGAAGGGCAAGAACCTGATCGGCGCGTTCCACCAGCCGGTGCTGGTGGTCGCCGACACCGCCGTGCTCGATACGCTGCCGCCGCGCCAGTTCCGATCAGGCTATGCCGAGGTTGCCAAATATGGTGTGCTCGGCGACGAGGCGTTCTTCGGCTGGCTCGAGCAGAACCACGCCGACATCGCCAGAGGCGGCAGCGCGCGCGAGCATGCGATCGCCACCTCCTGCCGTGCCAAGGCCGCGATCGTCGCGCGCGACGAGCGCGAGACCGGTGAACGCGCGCTGCTCAATCTCGGCCACACCTTCGGCCATGCGCTGGAAGCCGCGACCGGCTTTTCCGACCGGCTGTTCCATGGCGAAGGGGTCGCGATCGGCATGGTGCTGGCGGCGGAATTCTCCGCCGAGCTCGGCATGATCTCGCGACAGGATGCGGCGCGCATCGCGCGTCATCTTGCTGAGGCCGGCCTGCCGACCCATCTGCAGGACATCGCGGGCTTCGCCCAGGAAGGCCTTGCCGACGCCGATGCGCTGATGGCGCTGATGGCGCAGGACAAGAAGGTCAAGCGGGGAAGACTCACCTTCATCCTGCTGGAGGCGATCGGCCGCGCGGTGATCGCGCCCAATGTCGAGCCACCGCTGGTGCGGGATTTCCTCAAGGCCAAGCTGGCGTCGAAAGGCTGA
- a CDS encoding shikimate kinase, translated as MSDTAAPAPASGSREAEILSRLGTRLVVLVGMMGAGKSTIGRRLAARLQLPFIDADAEIEAAAGMTIPEIFEVHGEPHFRDGEARVIARLLESGPAVLATGGGAFMREETRSRVHAKAVSLWLKADAEIIMRRVRRRADRPLLQTTDPEATVGRLLAEREPLYSHADLTIASREVPHDRVVDECLEALHARLCREDADASENVAGAVR; from the coding sequence ATGTCCGATACCGCCGCACCGGCTCCGGCCAGCGGATCAAGAGAGGCCGAAATCCTGTCCCGTTTGGGGACGCGCCTCGTCGTGCTCGTCGGCATGATGGGGGCCGGCAAGTCCACCATCGGCCGGCGGCTGGCGGCGCGGCTGCAATTGCCGTTCATCGATGCCGACGCCGAGATCGAGGCGGCGGCCGGCATGACCATCCCCGAGATTTTCGAGGTCCATGGCGAGCCGCATTTCCGCGACGGCGAGGCGCGCGTGATCGCCCGCCTGCTCGAAAGCGGGCCGGCGGTGCTCGCGACCGGCGGCGGCGCCTTCATGCGCGAGGAGACGCGCAGCCGGGTCCACGCCAAGGCGGTCTCACTCTGGCTGAAGGCGGATGCCGAGATCATCATGCGGCGCGTCCGCCGCCGCGCCGACCGGCCGCTGTTGCAGACCACGGACCCCGAGGCGACCGTCGGCCGGCTGCTGGCGGAGCGCGAGCCGCTCTATTCGCATGCCGATCTGACCATCGCCTCGCGCGAGGTCCCGCACGACAGGGTCGTCGACGAATGCCTCGAGGCGCTGCACGCGCGCTTGTGCCGCGAGGATGCGGACGCCTCCGAAAACGTGGCGGGCGCCGTACGATGA
- a CDS encoding histidine kinase: MPSLFRFLTVVAILAGIVYGLVFSLANFVNPKPREMTVTIPPDRFLKK; encoded by the coding sequence ATGCCGAGCCTGTTCCGATTCCTGACGGTCGTCGCGATCCTCGCGGGCATCGTCTATGGGCTGGTTTTCTCGCTGGCCAATTTCGTCAATCCGAAGCCCCGGGAGATGACCGTGACAATTCCACCGGATAGGTTTCTCAAGAAATAG
- the xerD gene encoding site-specific tyrosine recombinase XerD: protein MPARSSDTKLIGLFLDMLAAEQGAGPNTLDAYRRDLTDFSEFLARGKTGFISAETQALRDYLADLDARGFKSSSVARRLSAMRHLFRFLVNERIRSDDPAAILSGPKRGRGLPKVLSVADVDRMLTRAKELTQASDASPSRRLRAMRLYCLLEVLYATGLRVSELVALPRSAARNDARMIVVRGKGAKERLVPLNEASRQAMADYLAASDAAGKKGAAPSKWLFPSFGESGHLTRQHFARDLKELAAVSGLSPRLVSPHVLRHAFASHLLHNGADLRIVQTLLGHTDISTTQIYTHVVEERLKSLVRDLHPLAEK from the coding sequence ATGCCCGCGAGATCCTCCGATACCAAGCTCATCGGCCTGTTCCTCGACATGCTTGCGGCGGAACAGGGCGCCGGCCCCAACACGCTCGACGCCTATCGGCGCGACCTCACCGACTTCTCCGAATTCCTCGCCCGCGGCAAAACCGGCTTCATCAGCGCCGAGACACAGGCGCTGCGGGACTATCTCGCCGACCTCGACGCCCGCGGCTTCAAGTCGTCCAGCGTGGCGCGCCGCCTGTCGGCGATGCGGCACCTGTTTCGCTTCCTCGTCAACGAGCGCATCCGCAGCGACGATCCGGCCGCGATTCTCTCGGGGCCGAAGCGCGGTCGCGGCCTGCCGAAAGTCCTGTCGGTGGCCGACGTCGACCGGATGCTGACGCGGGCCAAGGAATTGACCCAGGCAAGCGATGCGTCGCCTTCGCGGCGGCTGCGCGCCATGCGGCTCTACTGCCTGCTCGAGGTCCTGTATGCCACGGGCTTGCGCGTCTCCGAGCTGGTGGCGCTGCCGCGCTCGGCCGCGCGCAACGACGCGCGCATGATCGTGGTGCGCGGCAAGGGGGCCAAGGAGCGGCTGGTGCCGCTGAACGAGGCCTCGCGGCAGGCGATGGCCGATTATCTCGCAGCAAGCGACGCTGCCGGCAAGAAAGGCGCCGCGCCGTCGAAATGGCTGTTCCCTTCGTTCGGGGAGAGCGGCCATCTGACCCGGCAGCATTTCGCCCGCGACCTCAAGGAGCTTGCAGCGGTATCCGGCCTTTCGCCGCGGCTGGTGTCGCCGCATGTGCTGCGGCACGCCTTCGCCAGCCACCTGCTGCACAACGGCGCGGATTTGCGCATCGTGCAGACCCTGCTCGGCCATACCGACATCTCGACCACGCAGATCTACACCCATGTGGTCGAGGAACGCCTCAAGAGTCTGGTGCGCGACCTGCATCCGCTTGCGGAGAAATAG
- a CDS encoding acetyl-CoA carboxylase carboxyltransferase subunit alpha, translating into MSDQMRSYLDFEKPVAELDSKVDELRALAASGSDIGEEISRLEDKSRQSLADLYANLTPWQKTLVARHPQRPHLTDFINGLITDFTPLAGDRKFGEDAALIGGFGRFGGESICVVGQEKGATTDSRIKHNFGMARPEGYRKAVRLMEMAERFGIPVLSIVDSAGAYPGIGAEERGQAEAIARSTDACLSLGVPNVAIITGEGMSGGAIAITTANKVLMLEHAIYSVISPEAASSILWRDGTKAQEAATSMKITAQDMLRFGVIDTILKEPAGGAHRDPAAMIATTGEAIAAAFTELRNLDADMIRRQRRQKFLEIGRKLG; encoded by the coding sequence ATGTCCGACCAGATGCGTTCCTATCTCGATTTCGAAAAGCCCGTTGCCGAACTCGACTCCAAGGTCGACGAATTGCGTGCGCTCGCCGCCTCCGGCAGCGACATCGGCGAGGAGATTTCGCGCCTGGAGGACAAGTCGCGGCAATCGCTCGCCGACCTCTATGCCAACCTGACGCCATGGCAGAAGACGCTGGTGGCGCGGCATCCGCAGCGGCCGCATCTGACCGACTTCATCAATGGCCTGATCACCGACTTCACCCCGCTCGCGGGCGACCGCAAGTTCGGCGAGGACGCCGCCCTGATCGGCGGCTTCGGCCGCTTCGGCGGCGAAAGCATCTGCGTGGTGGGCCAGGAGAAGGGCGCCACCACCGATTCGCGCATCAAGCACAATTTCGGCATGGCGCGCCCGGAAGGCTACCGCAAGGCGGTGCGGCTGATGGAAATGGCCGAGCGCTTCGGCATTCCCGTGCTGTCGATCGTCGATTCCGCCGGCGCCTATCCCGGCATCGGCGCCGAGGAGCGCGGCCAGGCCGAGGCGATCGCGCGCTCCACCGACGCCTGCCTGTCGCTCGGGGTGCCCAATGTCGCGATCATCACCGGCGAAGGCATGTCAGGCGGCGCGATCGCGATCACCACGGCCAACAAGGTGTTGATGCTCGAACACGCGATCTACAGCGTGATCTCGCCGGAGGCGGCATCCTCGATACTGTGGCGCGACGGCACCAAGGCGCAGGAAGCCGCCACCAGCATGAAGATCACCGCGCAGGACATGCTGCGATTCGGCGTGATCGACACCATCCTGAAGGAGCCGGCCGGCGGCGCCCACCGCGACCCCGCAGCGATGATCGCGACCACGGGGGAAGCGATCGCGGCCGCCTTCACCGAGCTGCGGAACCTCGACGCTGACATGATCCGCAGGCAACGGCGGCAGAAATTCCTGGAGATCGGCCGAAAACTCGGCTGA
- a CDS encoding murein L,D-transpeptidase family protein, with the protein MIVRSLVRALLASAALGAGVLLAGCNSDEISLASNAKANQPVPPKLVAAMTEKDMDPQSPILVRLFKQEAELEVWKQARSGRFELLKTYPICRWSGDLGPKVREGDRQAPEGFYSISPGQMNPQSAYYLSFNTGYPNAYDQSLGRTGSQLMVHGDCSSRGCYAMTDEQIAEIYSLGRESFFGGQKAFQLQAYPFRMTPVNMAKHRNNPNMPFWKMIKEGYDHFEITRQEPKVDFCEKKYVFDAARPPNATRDPVFQASAKCPAYVVPDEITEAMRQRQQEEQTEYAKLVAKGTPVARLNSGIDGGMNQIFASHVPNGSTGLSEGGDGQGLSLVAMSRAPGTIPPTVNPPRAPYAPTEEPAVAAAPSQPAAAPATRVASATPATQQSEGGFFSGLARKMGIGATADTTTTAATTPAPAPAKPKAESKPSLAKLITGKPAESKAAESKQAAARPPFKPSITDNPAPAAEAAAPAPKDTKVAGSAPIVSANSFESRFSAAK; encoded by the coding sequence TTGATCGTCCGCTCGCTGGTTCGCGCGCTTCTCGCCTCGGCTGCGCTTGGCGCAGGCGTGCTGTTGGCCGGTTGCAACAGCGACGAGATCTCGCTCGCCAGCAATGCCAAGGCCAACCAGCCGGTTCCGCCGAAGCTCGTCGCCGCGATGACCGAGAAGGACATGGATCCGCAGTCGCCGATCCTGGTCCGCCTGTTCAAGCAGGAAGCCGAGCTCGAGGTGTGGAAGCAGGCGCGCTCCGGCCGGTTCGAGCTGCTGAAGACCTATCCGATCTGCCGCTGGTCGGGCGATCTCGGCCCCAAGGTGCGCGAAGGCGACCGCCAGGCGCCGGAAGGTTTCTATTCGATTTCGCCGGGCCAGATGAACCCGCAATCGGCCTACTACCTCTCCTTCAACACCGGCTATCCCAACGCCTATGACCAGTCGCTCGGCCGCACCGGCTCGCAGCTGATGGTGCATGGCGACTGCTCGTCGCGCGGCTGCTACGCGATGACCGACGAGCAGATCGCCGAAATCTACTCGCTCGGTCGCGAGTCCTTCTTCGGCGGGCAGAAGGCGTTTCAGCTGCAGGCCTATCCGTTCCGGATGACGCCGGTGAACATGGCCAAGCACCGCAACAATCCGAACATGCCGTTCTGGAAGATGATCAAGGAAGGCTACGATCACTTCGAGATCACGCGTCAGGAGCCGAAGGTCGACTTCTGCGAGAAGAAATATGTGTTCGACGCGGCGCGCCCGCCGAACGCGACGCGCGATCCGGTGTTCCAGGCCTCCGCGAAATGCCCGGCCTATGTGGTCCCCGACGAGATCACGGAGGCGATGCGCCAGCGGCAGCAGGAAGAGCAGACCGAATACGCCAAGCTGGTCGCCAAGGGCACGCCCGTCGCCCGGCTCAACAGCGGCATCGACGGCGGCATGAACCAGATCTTCGCCTCGCATGTGCCGAACGGCAGCACCGGCCTTTCCGAGGGCGGCGACGGCCAGGGCTTGTCGCTGGTCGCGATGTCGCGCGCGCCCGGCACCATCCCCCCGACCGTCAACCCGCCGCGCGCGCCCTACGCGCCGACCGAAGAGCCCGCCGTGGCCGCCGCGCCGAGCCAGCCGGCCGCTGCGCCAGCGACCCGCGTCGCGTCCGCCACACCCGCCACGCAGCAGTCGGAGGGCGGCTTCTTCTCCGGCCTTGCCCGCAAGATGGGAATCGGCGCCACCGCCGACACGACGACCACCGCCGCAACAACGCCCGCGCCTGCTCCCGCCAAGCCGAAGGCCGAAAGCAAGCCGTCGCTGGCGAAGCTGATCACCGGCAAACCTGCGGAGAGCAAGGCCGCCGAAAGCAAGCAGGCCGCTGCCCGGCCGCCGTTCAAGCCGTCGATCACGGATAATCCGGCGCCGGCAGCCGAGGCCGCCGCACCCGCGCCGAAGGATACCAAGGTCGCCGGCTCCGCGCCGATCGTCTCGGCGAACTCGTTCGAGAGCCGCTTCTCGGCCGCGAAGTAA
- a CDS encoding acyl-CoA synthetase — translation MSGIHLLDRLIGDAYPSFATDADVRAFEQVPYRDRIAAASTYDAIKLGAAKNPDAPAIQFLANADPADTPVVISYRDFVARVTQAANLFHSLGVGPGDVVSFLLPLLPDAFVTLFGAEAAGIANPVNPLLEPHQIAEILDAARTKILVALGPMPGTDIWQKVEAVRKDLKHLKAIVQVHGPGDPANGIYSFAELIKAEPTDRLVSGRQISSDDIAAYFHTGGTTGTPKLVRHTHANQVYQAWACNLMLRSNAGMNLLFGMPLFHVGGSLTQALATLTCGNCLVVLSPSGWRNPASIKNIWALIERFRPEALSGVPTVLAASLSVPPGKADISSLKYAAAGGSAIPVAVGQAIQDKFALPVVEVYGMTETSSVHTIAYADRPIRLGSAGLPIPYSRVRIVKLDADGRLERDCAVDEIGVVIMAGPGVFSGYLHDAHNAGAFVDGNWVNSGDLGRLDADGYLWITGRAKDLVIRGGHNIDPAPVEEIMFQHPAVGLAAVVGQPDAYAGELPVGYVQLKPGASVQPGELETWVRERTPERAAVPVQVIPIDPMPLTGVGKVFKPRLRWDAAARVFANVLAPLRERGIDCNVEVGPHGSHGSIATVTLARVPEAQREAIANEVHTLLAPFVMRHEVVFG, via the coding sequence ATGAGCGGCATACACCTGCTCGATCGCTTGATCGGCGACGCCTATCCAAGCTTTGCGACCGACGCCGATGTCCGCGCGTTCGAGCAAGTCCCGTACCGGGACCGCATCGCGGCCGCGAGCACCTATGACGCCATCAAGCTCGGTGCGGCGAAAAATCCCGACGCACCGGCGATCCAGTTTCTCGCCAACGCCGATCCGGCCGACACCCCTGTCGTGATCAGCTACCGCGACTTCGTCGCGCGCGTCACGCAGGCGGCCAACCTGTTTCATTCGCTCGGCGTCGGGCCCGGCGACGTCGTGAGCTTCCTGCTGCCGCTGCTGCCCGACGCCTTCGTCACGCTGTTCGGCGCCGAAGCCGCCGGGATCGCCAACCCGGTCAACCCGCTGCTCGAGCCGCATCAGATCGCGGAAATCCTCGATGCCGCACGCACCAAGATTCTGGTCGCGCTCGGCCCGATGCCGGGCACCGACATCTGGCAGAAGGTCGAAGCGGTGCGCAAGGATCTGAAGCACCTCAAGGCCATCGTGCAGGTGCACGGGCCTGGCGATCCCGCGAACGGGATCTACTCCTTCGCCGAGCTGATCAAGGCAGAACCCACCGACCGCCTGGTCAGCGGCCGGCAGATTTCCAGCGACGACATCGCAGCCTATTTCCACACCGGCGGCACCACCGGCACGCCGAAGCTGGTGCGTCACACCCATGCCAACCAGGTCTACCAGGCCTGGGCCTGCAACCTGATGCTGAGATCGAATGCCGGCATGAACCTGCTGTTCGGCATGCCGCTGTTCCATGTCGGCGGCTCGCTCACGCAGGCGCTCGCCACCCTCACATGCGGCAACTGCCTGGTCGTGCTGTCGCCGTCGGGATGGCGCAATCCAGCATCGATCAAGAACATCTGGGCGCTGATCGAGCGCTTCAGGCCGGAGGCGCTGTCGGGCGTGCCGACCGTGCTCGCCGCATCGCTGAGCGTGCCGCCAGGCAAAGCCGATATCTCCAGCCTGAAATATGCCGCGGCAGGCGGATCGGCGATCCCCGTCGCGGTCGGCCAGGCGATCCAGGACAAGTTCGCGCTCCCCGTCGTCGAGGTCTACGGCATGACCGAGACCTCGAGCGTCCACACGATTGCCTATGCGGACCGGCCGATCCGGCTCGGCTCGGCGGGCCTGCCGATCCCGTATAGCCGCGTGCGCATCGTCAAGCTCGATGCCGACGGCAGGCTCGAGCGCGACTGCGCCGTCGACGAGATCGGCGTCGTGATCATGGCGGGGCCGGGCGTGTTCAGCGGCTACCTGCACGACGCGCACAATGCCGGCGCGTTCGTCGACGGCAACTGGGTCAATTCAGGCGACCTCGGCCGGCTCGACGCCGACGGCTATCTCTGGATCACCGGCCGCGCCAAGGATCTCGTGATCCGCGGCGGCCACAACATCGATCCCGCGCCGGTCGAGGAGATCATGTTCCAGCATCCGGCGGTGGGACTCGCCGCCGTGGTCGGCCAGCCCGATGCCTATGCCGGCGAGCTGCCGGTCGGCTATGTGCAGTTGAAGCCCGGCGCGAGCGTCCAACCCGGCGAGCTCGAAACCTGGGTCCGCGAGCGCACGCCGGAGCGCGCCGCCGTTCCCGTGCAGGTGATCCCGATCGATCCGATGCCGCTCACCGGGGTGGGCAAGGTATTCAAGCCGCGGCTGCGCTGGGACGCGGCGGCCCGCGTGTTCGCGAACGTGCTCGCGCCGCTGCGCGAACGCGGCATCGACTGCAACGTCGAGGTCGGTCCGCACGGCAGCCACGGCTCGATTGCGACGGTGACGCTGGCGCGCGTGCCCGAAGCGCAGCGCGAGGCGATCGCCAACGAGGTGCACACGCTGCTGGCGCCATTCGTGATGCGGCACGAGGTGGTGTTCGGCTAG